A genomic stretch from Desulfolutivibrio sulfodismutans DSM 3696 includes:
- a CDS encoding class I SAM-dependent methyltransferase encodes MTDSYWKTAGRVPSTLDVDPAFAALIGPGVSLLDMGCGDGRTLAGMAERAECGPGVGGRVSGPLWAGVDVNPASLAAGQGRGLPQTAFVRGDLSRLPFADKSFDYGILHAVLTTLETSAVRRRVLAEAARVLRFGLTISDFLLTPEIPLYRERYERGLGETGEWGTFRVMDGERYLYTAHHYTIEEIEEIMCEAGFCRTRLRQVQSRTRSGNRINGVVGQAFLR; translated from the coding sequence ATGACAGACTCCTATTGGAAGACCGCAGGCCGGGTTCCGTCCACCCTGGACGTAGACCCGGCCTTTGCCGCATTGATCGGGCCGGGCGTTTCCCTCCTGGATATGGGGTGCGGAGACGGCCGTACCCTGGCCGGGATGGCCGAAAGGGCGGAATGCGGGCCAGGGGTCGGAGGGAGGGTTTCCGGGCCGTTGTGGGCCGGTGTGGACGTCAATCCGGCGAGCCTTGCGGCCGGGCAGGGGAGGGGCCTGCCGCAGACGGCCTTTGTGCGCGGGGATCTGTCCCGCTTGCCCTTTGCAGACAAGAGCTTCGACTACGGGATTCTGCACGCGGTGTTGACCACGTTGGAGACGTCGGCCGTGCGGCGCAGGGTTCTGGCCGAGGCGGCCCGGGTGCTTCGCTTCGGGCTGACAATTTCGGATTTTCTTCTGACCCCCGAGATTCCCTTGTACCGGGAACGATATGAGCGCGGTCTTGGGGAGACCGGGGAGTGGGGGACCTTCCGGGTCATGGACGGGGAGCGTTACCTGTATACCGCCCACCACTATACCATTGAAGAAATTGAAGAAATCATGTGCGAAGCAGGGTTTTGCCGCACCCGGCTGCGCCAGGTTCAGTCGCGGACGCGATCCGGAAACCGCATCAACGGGGTCGTTGGGCAGGCCTTTTTGCGTTGA
- a CDS encoding heavy-metal-associated domain-containing protein has translation MPSIEVKGMSCNHCVMNVTKTLAALPGITNVAVDLATGLATFDAAALDPKAVREAIAKIGFEPGEVK, from the coding sequence ATGCCCAGCATCGAAGTCAAGGGAATGTCCTGCAACCACTGCGTGATGAACGTGACCAAGACCCTGGCGGCCTTGCCGGGGATCACAAATGTGGCTGTGGATCTGGCCACGGGGCTGGCCACCTTCGACGCCGCCGCGCTCGACCCCAAGGCCGTGCGCGAGGCCATCGCCAAGATCGGTTTCGAGCCGGGCGAGGTGAAATAG
- the hisA gene encoding 1-(5-phosphoribosyl)-5-[(5-phosphoribosylamino)methylideneamino]imidazole-4-carboxamide isomerase, whose protein sequence is MIVYPAIDLKDGRCVRLRQGREDEVTVFSEDPEAMAHHWAELGARWLHVVDLDGAFSGIPKNAPLIGRICQSLDIPVQLGGGIRDLSVAEAYLDAGVKRILIGTMAITDPDGFGEIVGALPGQVGVSLDADDGRLKIRGWVDDTGLTVEDVLPRLEDQGVAFLVYTDISRDGMQTGVNIPAMERLLSLTRLPVIAAGGVATMDDVTALAPLAAKGLDGVISGRAIYAGTLDFKAAVAFAEKL, encoded by the coding sequence GTGATCGTCTATCCGGCCATCGACCTCAAAGACGGCCGTTGCGTGCGCCTGCGCCAGGGCCGCGAAGACGAGGTGACCGTGTTTTCCGAAGACCCCGAGGCCATGGCCCACCATTGGGCGGAACTCGGGGCCAGGTGGCTGCATGTGGTGGATCTGGACGGGGCCTTCTCCGGCATCCCCAAAAACGCGCCGCTTATCGGGCGCATCTGCCAAAGCCTGGACATCCCGGTCCAGCTCGGGGGCGGCATCCGCGATCTTTCGGTGGCCGAGGCCTACCTGGACGCCGGGGTGAAACGCATCCTCATCGGCACCATGGCCATCACCGACCCGGACGGCTTCGGCGAGATCGTGGGGGCCCTGCCCGGCCAGGTGGGGGTGTCGCTCGACGCCGATGACGGCCGCCTCAAGATCCGGGGATGGGTGGACGACACGGGCCTGACCGTGGAAGACGTGCTGCCGCGCCTGGAAGACCAGGGCGTGGCCTTTTTGGTCTATACCGACATCAGCCGCGACGGCATGCAGACCGGGGTGAACATCCCGGCTATGGAGCGCCTGTTGTCCCTGACGAGGCTTCCGGTCATCGCCGCAGGCGGGGTGGCCACTATGGACGACGTTACGGCCTTGGCCCCCCTGGCCGCCAAGGGCCTCGACGGGGTCATCAGCGGCCGGGCCATCTACGCCGGAACGCTGGATTTCAAGGCCGCCGTCGCCTTTGCGGAAAAACTTTAG
- the hisB gene encoding imidazoleglycerol-phosphate dehydratase HisB yields MTERTARIERKTAETEVAVSLCLDGQGRTRCETGFAFADHMLTLLGFWAGFDLEVTCRGDHEVDAHHSLEDVGLALGQALLAAAGDRTGITRVGYARVPMDEALAEVTVDLSGRPYLVYLENTLPAVVAGEEKDVWREFFKSLAVCAKMNLHVCFVYGQNGHHQLEAAFKALGLSLRRALAAGRTGVPSTKGSLDR; encoded by the coding sequence ATGACCGAGCGCACGGCCCGCATTGAGCGAAAGACCGCCGAGACCGAGGTGGCCGTCTCGTTGTGCCTGGACGGCCAGGGCCGGACCCGGTGCGAGACGGGGTTCGCCTTTGCCGATCACATGCTGACGCTTCTGGGCTTCTGGGCCGGATTCGACCTGGAGGTGACCTGCCGTGGCGACCATGAGGTCGACGCCCACCACAGTCTGGAGGACGTCGGGCTGGCCCTGGGGCAGGCCCTGCTTGCGGCCGCCGGGGACCGGACGGGTATTACGCGGGTGGGATACGCCCGGGTGCCCATGGACGAGGCCCTGGCCGAGGTCACCGTTGACCTTTCGGGCCGTCCGTATTTGGTCTATCTTGAAAACACCCTGCCCGCCGTGGTGGCTGGCGAGGAAAAAGACGTGTGGCGGGAATTTTTCAAGTCCCTGGCCGTCTGCGCCAAAATGAACCTTCACGTGTGCTTCGTGTACGGCCAAAACGGCCATCACCAACTCGAAGCCGCTTTCAAGGCGTTGGGACTGTCCCTGCGCCGGGCCTTGGCCGCCGGGAGAACCGGCGTGCCCAGCACCAAAGGGAGCCTTGACCGATGA
- the tatB gene encoding Sec-independent protein translocase protein TatB has product MFGIGTTELLVILVVALIVIGPSKLPDVMRTIGKGLAEFRRVSTDVKSTLEAEVQRAEDTKRKEEAKKELFPEKEAAVPEAAAQAAKVDTPAETPAETPAASGAAGKQTA; this is encoded by the coding sequence ATGTTTGGCATCGGCACGACGGAACTTCTGGTCATATTGGTGGTGGCGCTTATCGTCATCGGCCCAAGCAAGCTGCCTGACGTGATGCGCACCATCGGCAAGGGCCTGGCGGAATTTCGCCGGGTGAGCACCGATGTGAAGAGCACGCTGGAGGCCGAGGTGCAGCGGGCCGAGGACACCAAGCGCAAGGAAGAGGCCAAAAAGGAACTTTTTCCGGAAAAAGAGGCGGCAGTGCCCGAGGCGGCCGCACAGGCGGCCAAAGTGGACACGCCCGCCGAAACGCCCGCCGAAACACCCGCCGCATCTGGCGCTGCGGGCAAGCAGACGGCCTGA
- the guaA gene encoding glutamine-hydrolyzing GMP synthase, translated as MTHSDTVVILDFGSQFTQLIARRVREAGVYSEIHPCTTPVDKLRELAPRALILSGGPSSVIEPGAPTLDMGIFDLDLPILGICYGMQLLSHLLPGGRVVSSTDREYGRSEFTVAAASPLFDGLPTDRGLTVWMSHGDRVKSPPEGFSVLGSTPTVDVAAMADPARRIYALQFHPEVAHTEDGSLILHNFLFKIAGLTPGWSMSSFVASQDAALREQIGDRHVVCALSGGVDSTVVAVMLHKAIGKQLHCIFVDNGLLRLNEGEEVAAYLREHFDLNLIHVKAADLFLSLLAGVTDPEEKRKIIGRTFIEVFEREAKKLPGVEFLAQGTLYPDVIESVSFRGPSAVIKSHHNVGGLPDIMKLSLVEPLRELFKDEVRKVAVELGLPDFIIWRHPFPGPGLAIRIIGEVTPKRLDILRRADKIVQAELQASDWYRKVWQGFAVLLPLKTVGVMGDDRTYESVCAVRVVDSIDAMTADWSRVPTEILATISNRIINEVKGINRVVLDISSKPPSTIEWE; from the coding sequence ATGACCCATTCGGACACCGTCGTCATCCTGGATTTCGGATCCCAGTTCACCCAGCTCATCGCCCGCCGGGTGCGCGAGGCCGGGGTTTATTCGGAAATTCATCCCTGCACCACCCCCGTGGACAAACTGCGGGAGCTGGCCCCCCGGGCGCTGATCCTCTCCGGCGGCCCGTCCAGCGTCATCGAGCCCGGCGCGCCCACCCTGGACATGGGGATCTTCGATCTGGACCTGCCGATACTTGGCATCTGCTACGGGATGCAGCTTTTGTCCCACCTGTTGCCCGGAGGCCGGGTGGTGTCCTCCACGGATCGCGAATACGGCCGTTCGGAATTTACCGTGGCTGCGGCCTCGCCGCTCTTCGACGGCCTGCCCACGGACCGGGGTCTGACCGTGTGGATGTCCCACGGCGACCGGGTCAAGTCGCCGCCCGAGGGCTTTTCGGTCCTTGGCTCCACGCCCACGGTGGATGTGGCGGCCATGGCCGACCCGGCCCGGCGCATCTACGCCCTGCAGTTCCATCCCGAGGTGGCCCATACCGAGGACGGCTCGCTGATTCTGCACAACTTCCTGTTCAAGATCGCCGGACTGACCCCCGGCTGGTCCATGTCCTCCTTTGTGGCCAGCCAGGACGCCGCGCTTCGGGAACAGATCGGCGACAGGCATGTGGTCTGCGCCCTGTCCGGCGGCGTGGACTCCACTGTTGTCGCGGTCATGCTGCACAAGGCCATCGGCAAGCAGTTGCACTGCATCTTCGTGGACAACGGCCTTTTGCGCCTTAATGAAGGCGAGGAGGTGGCGGCCTACCTGCGCGAGCACTTCGATTTGAACCTCATCCACGTCAAGGCCGCAGACCTTTTCCTGTCGCTTCTGGCCGGGGTCACGGACCCCGAGGAGAAGCGCAAGATTATCGGCCGCACGTTCATCGAGGTCTTCGAGCGCGAGGCCAAAAAACTCCCGGGCGTGGAGTTTCTGGCCCAGGGCACCCTGTACCCCGACGTCATCGAATCCGTGTCGTTTCGGGGCCCCTCGGCGGTCATCAAAAGCCACCACAACGTGGGCGGGTTGCCGGACATCATGAAGCTGTCCCTGGTCGAGCCCCTGCGGGAGCTTTTCAAGGACGAGGTGCGCAAGGTGGCGGTGGAGCTCGGGCTGCCGGATTTCATCATCTGGCGGCATCCCTTCCCGGGGCCGGGCCTGGCCATCCGGATCATCGGCGAGGTCACGCCAAAGCGTCTGGACATCCTGCGCCGGGCGGACAAGATCGTGCAGGCCGAGCTTCAGGCCTCGGACTGGTACCGCAAGGTGTGGCAGGGATTCGCGGTGCTTTTGCCGCTGAAAACCGTTGGCGTCATGGGCGACGACCGCACCTATGAAAGCGTGTGCGCCGTGCGGGTGGTGGACAGCATCGACGCCATGACCGCCGACTGGTCCCGGGTGCCCACCGAGATCCTGGCCACCATCTCGAATCGGATCATCAACGAGGTCAAGGGCATCAACCGGGTGGTTCTGGACATCTCCTCCAAGCCGCCGAGCACCATTGAGTGGGAATAG